A stretch of Vairimorpha necatrix chromosome 2, complete sequence DNA encodes these proteins:
- a CDS encoding putative SP-containing protein → MITLFSIICCTQVSKKGDTENYNFIGTFKKTEDQGVYNLDIISPYEELENFLSSADNTSVLSFDYELIETNLMNSGCSDVFSFDNIIFEDIYNYDTYHNSTQDTNIYLDNKNTEKNNDIELILSY, encoded by the coding sequence ATGATTACACTGTTTAGTATAATTTGTTGCACACAAGTGTCAAAAAAAGGAGATACCGAAAATTATAACTTTATTggaacatttaaaaaaactgaAGATCAAGGGGTATATAATCTTGACATTATATCTCCATATGAAGAGcttgaaaattttctttccTCGGCAGATAATACATCAGTTCTTTCATTTGATTATGAGCTTATTGAAACGAATCTGATGAATTCAGGTTGTTCTGATGTTTTCTCATttgataatattatttttgaagatATATACAATTATGATACTTATCACAATTCTACACAGGATacgaatatttatttagataataaaaatactgaaaaaaataatgatattgaattgattttatcttattaa